In the genome of Mucilaginibacter defluvii, one region contains:
- a CDS encoding LptE family protein, whose protein sequence is MRRVLVFFVAMTGLMFLSQSCSISLNGASIPAGLKTINVEFFENNAPLVVSNLSQDFTEALKARIRSQSSLSIVRDPAANATMSGAIVNYTITPVSVEATNPNTPPIANASRLSITVNVKYTNEIEKKYNFEQQFTKYQDFQGDISSQEQTLIQNIVRQLVDDIFNKAFANW, encoded by the coding sequence ATGAGAAGAGTACTTGTTTTTTTTGTTGCGATGACGGGGCTTATGTTCCTTTCACAATCGTGCAGTATATCACTTAACGGCGCCTCCATACCCGCAGGTTTAAAAACCATCAACGTGGAGTTTTTTGAAAACAACGCGCCGCTGGTTGTAAGTAACCTGAGCCAGGATTTTACCGAGGCCCTGAAAGCGCGTATACGTTCACAGTCGAGCCTGAGTATCGTGCGCGATCCGGCTGCCAATGCTACCATGTCGGGCGCTATCGTAAATTATACCATTACGCCGGTATCGGTTGAGGCGACGAATCCCAATACGCCGCCTATAGCCAACGCCTCACGCCTTAGTATTACCGTTAATGTAAAATACACTAACGAAATAGAGAAGAAATACAACTTTGAGCAGCAATTTACCAAATACCAGGATTTTCAGGGCGACATATCATCGCAGGAGCAAACGCTGATACAGAACATTGTACGCCAGTTGGTAGATGATATTTTTAATAAAGCTTTTGCCAATTGGTAA
- a CDS encoding sigma-54 dependent transcriptional regulator, with the protein MDIQEIKQRFGIIGNSPLLNRAIDIANQVAPTDISVLITGESGSGKEVFSQIIHQISPRKHGPFIAVNCGAIPEGTIDSELFGHEKGAYTGAVGERKGYFETVNGGTIFLDEIAEMPLGTQARLLRVLESGQFIKVGSSKVEKTNVRVIAATNVDVYDAVKAGKFREDLYYRLNTVPLRIPPLRDRKEDIYLLFRKFTSDFTAKYRTPPIQLDDEAQQVLINYSWPGNVRQLKNMAEQLAVLERDRVITAQTLLTYIPHEVSRSNLPMRLDNQPKEDFSERDILYKVLFDMKRDMVELKKLVANIIEHGGVPANYDDHSQAINQLYRDIELPQNTEAQFTLHHPVNTNISTPVNTHNGNNDYHITHDAEEVEESLSLIEKESDLIRKALKKHKGKRKLAANELGISERTLYRKIKELNL; encoded by the coding sequence ATGGATATACAAGAAATTAAACAGCGCTTTGGCATCATCGGCAATTCGCCGCTGCTTAACCGGGCTATAGATATTGCCAACCAGGTTGCCCCTACGGATATTTCGGTATTAATTACCGGCGAAAGCGGTAGCGGTAAAGAGGTATTCTCGCAAATTATACACCAGATCAGTCCGCGCAAGCATGGGCCGTTCATCGCCGTGAATTGCGGTGCCATACCTGAAGGAACCATTGATTCAGAACTTTTCGGTCACGAAAAAGGAGCTTATACCGGTGCCGTAGGCGAGCGTAAGGGTTACTTTGAAACCGTTAACGGCGGTACTATATTTTTAGATGAAATTGCCGAAATGCCGCTGGGCACCCAGGCGCGTTTACTGCGTGTGCTGGAGTCGGGGCAGTTTATAAAAGTGGGTTCGTCCAAAGTTGAAAAAACCAATGTAAGGGTTATTGCCGCTACTAATGTTGATGTATATGACGCGGTTAAGGCAGGCAAGTTCAGGGAAGACCTGTACTACCGTTTAAATACGGTGCCGCTGCGCATTCCACCGCTGCGCGACCGTAAAGAGGATATTTACCTGTTGTTCCGTAAGTTTACTTCAGACTTTACAGCTAAATACCGTACGCCGCCTATCCAACTTGATGATGAGGCCCAGCAGGTATTGATCAACTACTCATGGCCGGGTAATGTGCGCCAACTTAAAAATATGGCCGAGCAGTTGGCCGTGCTCGAACGCGACCGGGTTATTACCGCCCAAACGCTGCTTACCTACATTCCGCACGAAGTAAGCCGCAGCAATTTGCCTATGCGGTTGGATAATCAGCCTAAAGAGGATTTTTCGGAACGGGACATCCTATATAAAGTGCTTTTTGATATGAAGCGCGACATGGTCGAACTAAAAAAACTGGTAGCCAACATTATTGAGCACGGCGGCGTACCGGCCAATTACGATGACCATTCGCAGGCTATAAATCAACTTTACAGGGATATTGAGCTGCCGCAAAACACCGAGGCACAATTTACCTTGCATCATCCCGTTAACACGAATATCAGTACACCGGTAAACACCCACAATGGTAATAACGATTACCATATTACGCACGACGCAGAAGAGGTTGAGGAATCACTTTCGCTGATTGAAAAAGAATCAGACCTGATACGTAAGGCCTTAAAAAAGCACAAAGGCAAGCGTAAACTGGCTGCTAATGAGTTGGGGATATCCGAGCGTACCTTATACCGCAAAATCAAAGAGCTAAATTTATAA
- a CDS encoding MoxR family ATPase yields MEEEIFENRTDLHKLNAAVGQIKDTLGKIIVGQHQSIDLIIAGILADGHILIEGVPGVAKTLTAKLVAKAINAAYSRIQFTPDLMPSDILGTPVFNPRTSEFEFKHGPIFGNIILIDEINRAPAKTQSALFEVMEERQLTIDGTAYKMDEPFLVLATQNPIEQEGTYRLPEAQLDRFLFKIEVKYPTLEEEIAIITNQHQHKRADQLSDIQPVLSAQEIVALREQVRGFHVEPKILEFVARIVFETRNNKSLYLGASPRASLAIINAAKALAAINGRDFVTPDDVIWVVPHVLRHRIMLTPDKEMEGLSTDDVIGQIIHKIEVPR; encoded by the coding sequence ATGGAAGAAGAAATATTTGAGAACCGTACCGACCTGCACAAGCTTAACGCCGCGGTTGGCCAGATAAAAGATACGCTGGGCAAAATAATTGTAGGCCAGCACCAAAGTATTGACCTGATAATTGCCGGTATACTGGCCGACGGGCATATACTGATTGAAGGTGTACCCGGCGTTGCCAAAACACTGACCGCTAAACTGGTGGCTAAAGCCATTAATGCTGCTTACTCCCGTATACAGTTTACGCCGGATTTAATGCCGTCGGATATTTTGGGTACACCTGTTTTCAACCCACGAACATCGGAATTTGAGTTTAAGCACGGGCCAATTTTTGGCAACATCATCCTGATTGATGAGATTAATCGTGCCCCGGCAAAAACACAATCGGCTTTGTTTGAGGTAATGGAAGAGCGCCAGCTGACGATTGATGGCACCGCCTACAAAATGGACGAGCCATTTTTGGTGTTAGCCACCCAAAACCCTATCGAGCAGGAAGGTACCTACCGCCTGCCCGAAGCACAGCTCGACCGCTTTTTATTCAAGATAGAAGTTAAATATCCTACGCTTGAGGAAGAAATAGCCATTATTACCAACCAGCATCAGCATAAACGTGCCGACCAGCTGAGCGATATACAACCCGTACTTTCGGCACAGGAGATTGTTGCCCTGCGTGAGCAGGTACGCGGCTTTCACGTAGAGCCTAAGATACTGGAATTTGTAGCCCGCATTGTGTTTGAAACCCGTAATAATAAATCGCTGTACCTGGGTGCCTCGCCACGTGCATCGCTGGCTATTATTAACGCCGCAAAAGCCCTGGCTGCCATCAATGGGCGCGACTTTGTTACACCTGACGACGTTATCTGGGTAGTCCCGCACGTATTGCGCCACCGCATTATGCTTACGCCTGACAAGGAAATGGAAGGCCTGAGCACCGACGATGTGATCGGCCAGATCATCCACAAAATTGAAGTGCCAAGATAA
- the secG gene encoding preprotein translocase subunit SecG produces the protein MTILLLVIAVIVCILLGLIVLIQNPKGGGLASNFSASSQLMGVQKTGDFLEKGTWILAITLMVLSLAINVSVKSGGTTSGDSDLKKQIDNASKPSAPATTAPVLPGAAGSGAAQKPADTTKK, from the coding sequence ATGACAATTTTATTATTAGTTATAGCCGTTATAGTGTGCATACTGTTAGGGCTTATTGTGTTGATACAAAACCCTAAAGGCGGTGGCTTAGCTTCAAACTTTTCAGCATCATCACAATTGATGGGCGTACAAAAAACCGGCGACTTTTTAGAAAAAGGTACCTGGATACTGGCTATTACTTTGATGGTACTTTCGTTAGCTATCAACGTATCTGTTAAAAGCGGTGGTACAACCTCAGGCGACAGTGATTTGAAAAAACAAATAGATAACGCTTCAAAACCGTCAGCACCTGCTACTACGGCACCGGTTCTTCCGGGAGCAGCTGGTTCAGGCGCGGCACAAAAACCGGCTGATACTACAAAGAAATAA
- a CDS encoding MiaB/RimO family radical SAM methylthiotransferase, whose protein sequence is MIDLVIPDKTHDENRQGEALILEPNGKNNGRKLYIESYGCAMNFSDSEIVASILAEKGFETTKDYNSADVIFINTCSIRENAEQRVRNRLKEFTIAKVKNPDMVVGVLGCMAERLKSKFLEEEKLVDVVVGPDAYRDLPNLIDKVDGGQKAVNVLLSREETYADISPVRLNSNGINAFVSIMRGCDNMCSFCVVPFTRGRERSRDAHSIVAECTDLFNKGYREVTLLGQNVDSYKWSATTPAQYGAESTVVAAEDKQVLPPGEDLSGVVVNFANLLEMVAKISPELRVRFSTSHPKDITDEVLYTMAKYDNICNYIHLPVQSGNSRVLELMNRTYDREWYMDRVNAIRRIIPGCGISTDVITGFCTETEEEHADTLSMMDYVQYDFAYMFMYSERPGTLAAKRYADDIPEAVKSRRLKEVVAKQQHYSYIKLQGQLGKVQRVLIEGFSKKSDQDYCGRNDQNAMVVFPVHPDYKPGQYANVLVERTTTATLIGKIIPQTL, encoded by the coding sequence ATGATAGATTTGGTAATTCCGGATAAAACACACGACGAGAACAGGCAGGGCGAAGCTTTAATTTTGGAACCTAACGGTAAAAACAACGGCCGCAAGCTATACATTGAAAGCTATGGCTGCGCCATGAATTTTTCGGACAGCGAGATCGTTGCTTCTATTTTGGCCGAGAAAGGTTTTGAAACCACTAAGGACTATAACAGCGCCGATGTCATCTTCATCAACACCTGCTCAATACGTGAAAACGCCGAGCAGCGCGTGCGTAACCGCCTGAAGGAATTTACGATTGCCAAGGTGAAAAATCCGGATATGGTGGTAGGCGTGCTTGGTTGCATGGCCGAACGCCTGAAATCAAAATTCTTAGAAGAAGAGAAACTGGTTGACGTAGTAGTAGGCCCCGATGCTTACCGCGACCTGCCCAACCTGATAGATAAAGTTGACGGCGGCCAGAAAGCCGTAAACGTATTATTATCCCGCGAGGAAACGTATGCTGATATAAGCCCTGTGCGCTTAAATAGTAATGGCATCAACGCCTTCGTATCCATTATGCGTGGCTGCGATAATATGTGCTCGTTTTGCGTAGTGCCGTTTACCCGTGGCCGCGAGCGCTCTCGTGATGCGCATTCCATCGTTGCGGAATGTACCGACCTGTTTAATAAAGGCTACCGCGAGGTAACCCTACTGGGCCAGAATGTGGACTCATACAAATGGAGCGCGACCACACCTGCACAATATGGTGCTGAAAGCACTGTTGTTGCAGCCGAGGACAAACAAGTCCTCCCCCCCGGGGAAGATTTAAGTGGGGTTGTTGTGAACTTTGCCAACCTTTTAGAGATGGTGGCCAAGATCAGTCCCGAACTGCGTGTACGCTTCTCAACCTCACACCCAAAGGATATCACCGACGAGGTGCTGTACACCATGGCTAAGTACGATAATATTTGTAATTATATACATCTGCCGGTACAATCAGGCAATAGTCGCGTATTGGAGTTGATGAACCGTACCTACGACCGCGAATGGTATATGGACAGGGTGAATGCCATCCGCCGTATTATTCCGGGTTGCGGTATATCAACTGACGTGATCACCGGTTTTTGCACCGAAACAGAGGAGGAACATGCCGACACGCTGAGCATGATGGACTATGTACAGTATGATTTCGCGTACATGTTCATGTACTCCGAAAGGCCGGGTACGCTTGCCGCCAAACGCTACGCTGATGATATTCCGGAAGCTGTAAAAAGCCGCCGTTTGAAGGAAGTGGTTGCCAAGCAGCAGCATTACTCATACATCAAATTACAGGGGCAGTTAGGCAAAGTACAGCGCGTGCTGATCGAGGGCTTCTCAAAAAAATCAGACCAGGATTATTGCGGACGTAACGATCAGAACGCTATGGTAGTATTCCCGGTACACCCGGATTACAAACCCGGCCAATATGCCAACGTGTTGGTTGAACGCACCACTACAGCTACGCTGATTGGTAAGATTATACCTCAGACCCTTTAA
- a CDS encoding DUF58 domain-containing protein, with the protein MKKFFGLFYTNLFLTNRLFAGLAVCGMLYIFRFLFNWLGIIPDVMLGLFLLLVLLDIVLLYHKSQGIFARRHAPERLSNSDDNQLGIYVESIYPFNIKAGIIDEIPVQFQRRDVWFATTLSPRIPKRISYNLRPTKRGEYTFGMIRVFVRSPLALISRRFNFEQAETLPTYPSFLQMRRYELMAISNRLSEYGIKKIRRLGHSMEFEQVKTYVPGDDYRTINWKATARNGNFMVNSYTDEKSQHVYCVIDKSRAMKMPFNGLSLLDYAINASLALSNVALKKEDKAGLITVAEKIGSVVAADRRPVQLNRILEVLYKEKTRYLETNMEALYATIRGILKQRSLVVFFTNYESMFAMQRQLPFLKRIAKFHLLLVVFFENTELTSLSEKPAGDVEHIYVKTIAEKFANDKKLIVKELAKHGIQSILTAPENLTINTINRYLEIKARQSI; encoded by the coding sequence GTGAAAAAGTTTTTCGGCCTGTTTTACACCAACCTGTTTTTAACCAACCGCTTATTTGCCGGGCTGGCTGTTTGCGGTATGCTGTATATATTCAGGTTTTTGTTTAACTGGCTGGGCATAATTCCGGATGTAATGCTGGGCTTGTTCTTGCTGCTTGTGCTGCTGGATATTGTGCTGCTATACCATAAAAGCCAGGGAATATTTGCCCGTCGCCACGCGCCCGAACGCCTGAGCAACAGCGATGATAACCAGTTGGGTATCTATGTTGAAAGTATTTACCCGTTTAACATAAAAGCGGGCATAATTGATGAGATTCCCGTACAATTTCAACGCCGCGATGTATGGTTTGCCACAACGCTTTCTCCGCGCATACCTAAACGCATAAGCTATAACCTGCGCCCTACCAAGCGTGGCGAGTATACCTTTGGTATGATCAGGGTATTTGTACGTTCGCCGCTGGCATTGATTAGCAGGCGCTTTAATTTTGAGCAAGCCGAAACGCTGCCCACCTATCCTTCGTTTTTACAGATGCGCAGGTACGAGCTGATGGCCATATCAAACCGGTTGAGCGAATATGGTATAAAAAAAATCCGCCGGCTGGGCCACAGCATGGAGTTTGAGCAGGTTAAAACTTATGTTCCGGGTGATGATTATCGCACCATTAACTGGAAGGCTACCGCCCGTAACGGTAACTTTATGGTGAACTCCTACACCGACGAAAAATCGCAGCATGTGTATTGCGTGATCGATAAATCGCGCGCCATGAAAATGCCTTTTAACGGTTTGAGTCTGCTGGATTATGCCATCAACGCCTCGCTTGCCTTATCAAACGTCGCCCTAAAGAAGGAAGACAAGGCCGGGTTGATCACCGTGGCCGAAAAGATAGGCTCGGTAGTAGCGGCCGACCGCAGGCCCGTGCAACTTAACCGTATACTCGAGGTGTTATATAAGGAGAAAACGCGTTACCTGGAAACCAATATGGAGGCCTTGTATGCCACTATTCGCGGGATACTTAAACAACGCAGCCTCGTAGTATTTTTCACCAATTACGAGAGTATGTTTGCTATGCAGCGGCAACTACCGTTCTTAAAGCGGATAGCTAAGTTCCACCTGCTGCTGGTCGTGTTTTTTGAAAACACCGAACTGACATCGCTCAGTGAAAAACCCGCCGGCGATGTGGAGCATATCTACGTAAAAACCATTGCCGAAAAGTTTGCCAACGATAAGAAACTCATCGTGAAAGAGCTGGCCAAGCATGGTATACAATCCATCCTCACAGCGCCGGAGAACCTGACCATCAATACCATAAACCGGTATCTGGAGATAAAGGCAAGGCAGAGTATTTAA